A single genomic interval of Halalkalibaculum roseum harbors:
- a CDS encoding SH3 domain-containing protein: MKRSFNILLISLIAFSGLACTGARWTVKDKSAVDRDDYSVISTEEILEVSSPVTPESPNLKLQMLSNTKYEFAEKVLVQRSIQDYKLKPGFVALGLIGACLAAYAANSNAINGGQSSAASLSLNSAAVIIAGATIMNLNPAGNPRETGEERFLRKTGSFIEQDTLQVESTEEDSALIDIRYGEEILVQNENQEFRNGELSVNLGSLLSSLELQGIDTKEVRVDVTYADSVYTFKYPLNQILQPFARITSPVAELRSKPDQDPGNILAELIQGSQLQILENVEPDWYRILYGISENYIAREDAELIWRNSDFSRESEVVAVPIVPFGNVDVESNIPILSGVNPNSRALVISNENYSAPFEKRSHAHRDARLIKTYLENAIGLIPSNIYELKDITDWQSVENILSEIKSSTGDSTDVYVYLNGYGTVEKQNDEFDLGFKTTGSESDKINMGRIFNGISTLTNDKLILLADIEFRALNEDSQISESEIDLKQPLRGISQAITGMNSNATVIFGSQINQQSELYVSDAGEDKKHHIFPYFFARALQERRTEMGSIFQFLQRNIPYTSRRLHDRSQDPQMYGNTSQELIPER; encoded by the coding sequence TTGAAAAGGTCATTCAATATTTTACTCATCTCGCTTATAGCATTTTCGGGATTGGCCTGTACCGGTGCTAGATGGACAGTAAAAGATAAATCGGCTGTTGACCGCGATGATTACAGTGTAATTAGTACAGAGGAAATCCTGGAAGTGAGTTCTCCGGTGACTCCCGAAAGTCCCAATCTTAAATTACAAATGCTCTCCAATACCAAATACGAATTTGCGGAAAAGGTATTGGTGCAACGTTCCATCCAAGACTATAAACTTAAGCCGGGCTTTGTTGCACTTGGTCTGATAGGTGCCTGTCTTGCAGCCTACGCAGCTAATTCAAACGCAATTAATGGGGGACAGTCTTCAGCTGCCTCACTTTCATTGAATTCAGCTGCCGTAATCATTGCCGGGGCTACAATAATGAATCTGAATCCTGCCGGTAATCCACGAGAGACAGGTGAAGAACGTTTCTTGAGAAAAACCGGATCATTCATTGAACAAGACACTCTGCAGGTAGAAAGCACTGAAGAAGATTCGGCATTAATCGATATTAGATATGGCGAAGAAATATTAGTACAAAATGAAAATCAGGAATTCCGAAACGGCGAGCTTTCTGTAAATTTAGGCAGCCTGCTAAGTTCCCTTGAACTTCAAGGTATAGATACGAAAGAGGTCAGGGTTGACGTCACCTATGCCGATTCCGTTTATACATTTAAATACCCTTTAAACCAGATACTTCAGCCTTTTGCAAGAATTACTTCACCTGTGGCTGAACTTCGTAGTAAACCGGACCAAGACCCCGGTAACATTCTTGCGGAACTTATTCAGGGCAGTCAGCTGCAGATATTGGAGAATGTTGAGCCGGATTGGTATAGAATACTATATGGTATTTCCGAGAATTATATAGCCAGGGAAGATGCGGAGTTAATTTGGCGTAACTCTGATTTTTCTAGAGAAAGTGAAGTGGTCGCCGTACCTATAGTACCTTTTGGGAATGTTGACGTAGAGAGCAATATTCCAATACTATCCGGCGTGAACCCCAATTCCAGGGCATTAGTGATCAGCAATGAAAACTATAGTGCACCATTTGAAAAAAGATCGCATGCCCATAGGGACGCGCGTCTGATTAAAACCTATTTGGAAAATGCAATTGGGCTGATTCCTTCAAATATCTATGAACTCAAGGATATCACCGATTGGCAAAGCGTTGAAAATATCCTATCAGAGATAAAATCCAGTACCGGAGACAGCACCGATGTTTATGTGTATTTGAACGGTTATGGAACGGTTGAGAAGCAGAATGATGAGTTTGACTTAGGCTTTAAAACTACAGGCAGTGAGTCAGATAAAATTAATATGGGCCGAATATTTAACGGCATATCGACATTGACAAACGATAAATTAATACTTCTGGCCGACATAGAATTCCGAGCATTAAATGAGGACTCACAAATTTCCGAGAGTGAGATTGATCTTAAGCAGCCTTTGCGTGGCATTTCTCAAGCAATAACCGGAATGAATTCAAATGCCACTGTAATTTTTGGCTCTCAAATTAACCAACAATCAGAACTGTATGTTTCTGATGCAGGAGAGGATAAGAAACATCATATTTTCCCCTATTTCTTTGCGAGGGCCTTACAGGAAAGAAGAACAGAGATGGGATCCATTTTTCAATTCCTTCAGAGAAATATTCCCTACACTTCACGGAGGTTGCATGACCGTTCACAGGATCCTCAAATGTACGGCAATACATCACAAGAGCTGATTCCTGAAAGGTAA